The Oncorhynchus tshawytscha isolate Ot180627B linkage group LG12, Otsh_v2.0, whole genome shotgun sequence genome includes a window with the following:
- the LOC112262792 gene encoding chronophin, with the protein MAGARALGFKGCRKIGGSQIRNLLNAKDFFLFDCDGVIWHGEEAITGATKVVSSLIKHGKNVFFVTNNCTRPRKNYVNKFYRLGFTDVMQEQIFSSSYCSALYLRDVAKVQGKVFVIGGEGVRNELLQAGIPFVGDENAPDGTIFNCALASDVKAVLVGHDDKFTFLKLAKASCYLRDPECLFLATDVDPWHPLQDGRILPGSGCLTAALEVATGRKAMVIGKPSPFMFECISSQFRVDPAQCLMVGDRLETDMLFGANCGLDTMLTLTGISQMKTAQEYRDSDHSTNQSFVPDYVVDTIADFLPAFED; encoded by the exons ATGGCCGGCGCACGCGCCCTCGGCTTCAAGGGATGTAGGAAGATTGGAGGCTCTCAAATAAGAAATCTGCTTAATGCAAAAGATTTCTTCCTTTTCGATTGCGATGGCGTGATATGGCACGGAGAAGAGGCAATAACTGGTGCCACTAAGGTGGTGAGTTCTTTGATCAAACACGGCAAAAACGTTTTTTTCGTTACAAACAATTGCACTAGGCCACGTAAGAATTACGTGAACAAGTTCTACCGTCTGGGCTTTACTGATGTTATGCAAGAGCAGATATTCAGCTCCTCGTATTGTTCGGCGCTTTACCTGAGAGATGTCGCTAAGGTGCAAGGTAAGGTGTTTGTCATCGGCGGAGAGGGAGTGCGTAATGAACTGTTACAGGCTGGCATTCCTTTCGTTGGTGACGAAAACGCGCCTGACGGCACTATATTTAACTGCGCATTGGCCTCGGATGTCAAAGCGGTCCTCGTTGGACATGATGACAAGTTTACCTTCCTTAAATTGGCCAAAGCCTCCTGCTATTTGCGGGATCCAGAGTGTCTGTTTTTGGCCACTGATGTGGACCCCTGGCACCCGCTGCAAGATGGAAGGATATTGCCAG gttCTGGGTGTCTGACAGCAGCTCTGGAAGTGGCCACAGGTCGGAAGGCTATGGTGATAGGCAAGCCCAGTCCCTTCATGTTTGAGTGTATCTCCAGCCAGTTCAGAGTTGACCCAGCCCAGTGCCTGATGGTGGGTGACCGCCTGGAGACAGACATGCTGTTTGGGGCCAACTGTGGCCTGGATACCATGCTTACACTCACAGGGATCTCTCAGATGAAGACAGCCCAGGAGTACAGAGACAGTGATCACTCCACAAATCAGAGCTTTGTACCAGACTATGTAGTGGATACCATTGCTGACTTCTTACCTGCTTTTGAGGACTGA
- the mier3b gene encoding mesoderm induction early response protein 3 produces the protein MAEASFGSSSPVGSLSSEDHDFDPSAEMLVHEYDDERTLEEEESFEGERNFNSEIADLEKEGNMPLEELLAIYRYEASVSTAAGSSMDSSSGELTDELPDMTLDKEEIAKDLLSGDYEEETQSSADDLTPSVTSHEATDFFPRTLRSNTIYDGDKESECEEDGPSPEDSRKEIMVGSQHQAEVPTHLCHYGVDEKVYEDDDQLLWTPDVLSESTVRDFLCEELSWATDERTRSDTAGAHVKDNEQALYELVKCNYDTHKALERYCSNVKSSKEESPPWSEDECRNFEHALQIYDKNFHLIQKHKVKTRTVAECVAFYYMWKKSERFDFFVQQNRFGKKKYSSYPGVTDLMDRLVDEAEGLAVDSSSSVCSGGGGGVRMEPTTEQQLSLLNSITASDLTALSNSVATVCSPAEVSCLDSYSFPPLESLHRGSLAHDEPLGFPSNGGDPNCLNMLDAGFYHSDLGQLGGVCGAKECERPSKRLKLALPDSFINDASVGNLGVDFEGRRKMTHHRITGTKMAVSVTDFGSLAGSPTDLWEHTHGITHSTARRSSQCDLPPPRPQSSTFKTTLPCVHKTHSLEN, from the exons ATGGCGGAG GCTTCCTTCGGGAGTTCGAGCCCAG TTGGCTCTTTGTCGTCGGAAGATCACGACTTCGATCCGTCAGCCGAGATGCTAGTTCATGAATATGATGATGAGAGGACTTTGGAGGAGGAAGAGTCATTTGAGGGCGAGAGAAACTTCAACTCAGAGATAGCCGATCTAGAGAAG GAGGGGAACATGCCCTTGGAGGAACTGCTGGCCATCTACCGCTACGAGGCGTCTGTCAGTACAGCTGCAGGATCCAGCATGGACAGCTCTTCTGGGGAGCTGACGGATGAACTGCCAGACATGACTTTGGACAAG GAGGAGATTGCTAAAGACCTGCTATCAGGAGACTATGAGGAGGAGACCCAGTCCTCCGCTGATGACCTTACTCCTTCAGTCACTTCCCACGAGGCCACTGACTTCTTCCCCAGAACACTCAGAT CTAACACTATCTACGACGGTGATAAGGAGTCGGAGTGTGAGGAGGATGGGCCAAGCCCCGAGGACTCCAGAAAG GAAATAATGGTGGGATCGCAGCACCAAGCAGAGGTCCCCACTCACCTCTGTCACTATGGTGTTGATGAGAAGG TATACGAAGATGATGACCAGTTGCTATGGACCCCGGACGTGTTGTCAGAGAGTACGGTCAGGGACTTCCTGTGTGAGGAGTTGTCATGGGCAACTGACGAGAGGACAAGAAGTGACACGGCAGGAGCTCATGTGAAAGACAATGAGCAG GCTCTGTATGAGCTTGTGAAATGCAACTACGATACCCACAAAGCATTGGAGCGGTATTGCAGTAATGTGAAATCCTCAAAGG AGGAATCCCCACCGTGGTCTGAAGATGAATGCAGAAACTTTGAACATGCACTACAGATATACGATAAGAATTTTCACCTCATACAGAAACACAAG GTGAAGACACGGACGGTAGCTGAATGTGTGGCCTTTTACTACATGTGGAAGAAGTCGGAGCGCTTTGATTTCTTCGTCCAGCAGAACCGCTTTGGCAAAAAGAAATATAGCAGCTATCCTGGCGTAAC GGACCTGATGGACCGGCTGGTGGACGAGGCGGAGGGCCTGGCAGTAGACAGCTCCTCCTCTGTTTGctcaggtggaggaggaggggtgaggatggaGCCCACCACAGAGCAGCAGCTCAGCCTGCTCAACTCCATCACTGCCAGTGACCTCACAG CCCTGAGTAACAGCGTGGCCACAGTGTGCAGCCCAGCGGAGGTGAGCTGCCTGGACTCGTACAGTTTCCCCCCTCTGGAGAGCCTCCACCGGGGGTCGCTGGCCCACGACGAGCCCCTGGGCTTTCCATCCAACGGAGGGGACCCCAACTGTCTCAACATGCTGGATGCTGGCTTCTACCACTCGGACCTGGGCCAGCTGGGTGGGGTGTGCGGGGCCAAGGAATGTGAGCGGCCCTCTAAGAGGCTCAAGTTGGCACTGCCCGACTCCTTCATCAACGATGCTTCTGTGGGAAACCTCGGAGTGGACTTTGAAGGGCGGCGGAAAATGACACACCACCGTATCACTGGCACCAAGATGGCAGTGTCCGTCACAGACTTTGGGAGTTTGGCGGGGAGCCCAACAGACTTATGGGAGCACACACACGGCATCACGCACAGCACAGCACGGCGCTCCAGTCAGTGTGACCTCCCGCCGCCCCGCCCCCAGAGTTCCACCTTTAAAACCACCCTCCCATGTGTACATAAGACTCACTCACTGGAGAATTAG